Proteins co-encoded in one Candidatus Marinimicrobia bacterium CG08_land_8_20_14_0_20_45_22 genomic window:
- a CDS encoding quinolinate synthase: protein MDINVSFSPEEYFTLTDKEVDERIQTVKSALGDSLFILGHHYQRDEVLRYADAVGDSFGLSKKAAQTSAKFIVFCGVHFMAETADIITTPEQKVFMPDVTAGCSLADMANIDQVEKAWRKIHFFSQKKTIPITYINSSVELKAFCGRNDGIVCTSSNAQKALEWAWSRGERIFFFPDQFLGLNTAYRMGVPLEQILVWNQEKPFGGHSKTDIEASRLILWNGFCCVHQEFSKEQIDLLRKEDPAIQIISHPECNFEVVQSSDFVGSTDYIIRKISESPDRTHWGVGTEKNLVNRLKNRFPPKRIVFLQYYEPFCVTMSQTTAVHLLYMLENLAKGNLINQVFVDDEYREDALAAVNRMLELA from the coding sequence ATGGATATAAATGTTTCTTTCTCGCCTGAAGAATATTTCACGTTGACAGACAAAGAGGTCGATGAGCGGATTCAAACCGTAAAATCGGCGCTCGGTGACTCGCTGTTCATTCTGGGTCATCACTACCAACGCGATGAAGTGCTTCGCTATGCGGACGCGGTCGGCGATTCTTTCGGATTGTCGAAAAAAGCTGCGCAGACTTCGGCGAAGTTTATCGTTTTTTGTGGCGTGCATTTTATGGCTGAAACCGCCGACATCATCACGACGCCGGAACAAAAAGTCTTCATGCCGGACGTGACAGCCGGATGTTCGCTCGCCGATATGGCGAATATCGATCAAGTCGAAAAAGCCTGGCGCAAAATCCACTTTTTCAGTCAGAAAAAAACGATTCCAATCACATACATCAACTCTAGCGTCGAACTGAAAGCCTTCTGTGGAAGGAACGACGGCATTGTCTGCACCTCGTCGAACGCCCAAAAAGCGCTGGAATGGGCATGGTCGCGCGGCGAGCGGATTTTCTTCTTCCCGGATCAGTTTCTCGGACTGAATACCGCTTATCGGATGGGCGTTCCGCTGGAGCAGATTTTAGTATGGAATCAGGAAAAGCCGTTCGGGGGACACTCAAAAACTGACATTGAAGCATCGCGATTGATTCTCTGGAACGGTTTCTGTTGTGTGCATCAGGAATTCAGTAAAGAGCAGATCGATTTGCTTCGCAAAGAGGACCCCGCCATTCAAATCATTTCGCATCCGGAATGCAATTTCGAGGTTGTGCAAAGTTCCGATTTCGTCGGAAGCACGGATTATATCATTCGAAAGATTTCCGAGAGCCCAGACAGAACGCATTGGGGCGTCGGTACGGAAAAGAATTTAGTGAACCGGTTGAAGAATCGTTTTCCCCCCAAAAGGATCGTCTTTTTACAATATTACGAGCCATTCTGCGTCACGATGTCTCAGACAACCGCCGTTCATTTACTCTACATGTTGGAGAATTTGGCGAAGGGCAATCTGATCAATCAAGTTTTTGTTGATGACGAATACAGGGAAGACGCGTTGGCGGCTGTGAATCGCATGTTGGAGTTGGCATGA
- a CDS encoding tRNA guanosine(34) transglycosylase Tgt — MNFKILAKDANSLARAGRFETDHGPVETPIFMPVGTHGVVKTLTPAELNDCHVQIILGNTYHLFLRPGLEVIQGAGGLHRFNGWNKPVLTDSGGFQVFSLSHLGKITDEEVKFRSHIDGTEYTLSPEISMEIQNALGSDIVMAFDECTPYPCDYDHAKKSLGRTHQWELRSKIHFDKLKPLYGHRQYLFGIVQGSVYSDLRKESIETLSQIGFDGYAVGGLAVGEPKEKMYEMLAQVSPNLPENAPHYLMGVGKPEDIVRGIAMGIDMFDCVLPSRNARNGTLYTWNGRIVLKQSQYRMDFNPPDERCDCYTCRNFSRAYLRHLYMSDEMTGLRLNTLHNIHFFLELASKARESIRNGVFGEFQAEFFRNYPEESDHWEANVVHREERRKKHLEENANRSE; from the coding sequence ATGAACTTTAAAATTTTAGCAAAAGACGCTAATTCTCTGGCTCGCGCCGGCAGATTCGAAACTGATCATGGTCCGGTAGAAACACCGATTTTTATGCCAGTCGGAACTCACGGCGTCGTCAAGACCCTGACTCCAGCGGAGTTAAATGACTGCCATGTGCAGATTATTCTTGGAAATACATATCATCTGTTTTTGCGACCGGGACTTGAAGTTATTCAGGGCGCCGGCGGATTGCATCGGTTCAATGGTTGGAATAAGCCAGTTTTGACCGACAGCGGCGGATTTCAGGTTTTTAGCCTGTCACATCTTGGAAAAATAACGGACGAAGAAGTAAAGTTTCGTTCGCATATCGATGGAACGGAATACACCTTATCGCCGGAAATTTCGATGGAAATTCAGAACGCACTTGGCTCTGACATTGTCATGGCGTTTGACGAATGCACGCCATATCCGTGCGATTATGATCATGCTAAAAAATCGCTAGGGCGAACGCATCAATGGGAACTTCGCTCAAAAATCCATTTTGATAAATTGAAACCGCTTTACGGTCATCGCCAATATCTTTTCGGTATTGTTCAGGGGAGCGTTTATTCTGATCTTCGGAAAGAAAGCATCGAAACGCTGAGCCAAATCGGCTTCGATGGGTACGCAGTCGGTGGACTCGCCGTCGGTGAACCGAAGGAAAAAATGTATGAAATGCTGGCACAGGTTTCACCAAACCTGCCGGAAAACGCACCGCATTATTTGATGGGGGTTGGCAAACCGGAAGACATCGTCCGTGGAATCGCAATGGGAATTGATATGTTCGATTGCGTTCTACCATCCAGAAATGCGCGGAACGGAACGCTTTATACATGGAATGGGCGAATCGTTCTCAAACAATCGCAGTATCGGATGGATTTCAATCCGCCGGACGAACGATGCGACTGCTACACTTGCCGCAATTTTTCCAGAGCCTATCTTCGCCATCTGTACATGAGCGACGAGATGACCGGCTTGCGGCTTAATACGCTTCACAATATTCATTTCTTTTTGGAACTGGCGTCGAAGGCTCGCGAATCGATCAGAAACGGCGTTTTCGGTGAATTTCAGGCGGAGTTTTTCCGCAATTATCCCGAAGAGTCCGACCATTGGGAAGCAAATGTCGTTCACAGGGAAGAACGCCGGAAGAAACATCTTGAAGAAAATGCCAATAGAAGTGAGTAA
- a CDS encoding DNA repair protein RadA, which translates to MNAKTKIAFVCTACGSVQPKWSGKCPECGAWNTMVEEKVVKRSEKVTTEARREPQPLTAATTTKIERSRTGIEEFDRVLGGGFVNGSVILISGEPGIGKSTIILQVLEKLKGEKFLYFTGEESEEQIRLRAERLAIRDPRIWVASENNLENILYQMENHRPSAIVIDSVQTVYSDAYENVPGSVTQVRECAGRLLRKAKELGIIAVFIGHITKDGMIAGPKVLEHLVDTVLYLEGDKQNFYRLLRSMKNRFGPTNEVGIFEMKETGLIPVGNPSDFFLSERREHVAGSAIAVSMEGTRPFLIEVQALVTQTTYGTPQRTANGIDYRRLAMLIAVLEKRAGFPLRTQDVFVNLVGGLKIDETAINLGLVAAMASSFRDIPLDPMSVFIGEVGLVGEVRSVPFIEQRVKEAVKFGYQKIYVPKHNLRLLKNDSDSKIIGVDSINHLLGIAL; encoded by the coding sequence ATGAACGCTAAGACAAAAATTGCTTTTGTCTGTACAGCATGCGGATCCGTTCAACCCAAGTGGTCTGGAAAATGTCCTGAGTGTGGCGCGTGGAATACAATGGTCGAAGAAAAGGTCGTCAAACGGTCTGAAAAAGTAACTACGGAAGCAAGGCGCGAGCCTCAGCCGCTGACAGCCGCAACAACAACGAAGATCGAGCGTTCTAGAACGGGAATCGAGGAATTCGATCGCGTGCTGGGAGGCGGATTTGTCAACGGCTCGGTTATTTTAATCAGCGGTGAACCCGGCATTGGGAAATCGACCATTATTCTTCAGGTACTTGAAAAACTGAAAGGCGAAAAATTTCTGTATTTTACCGGTGAAGAATCTGAAGAGCAAATCCGTCTCCGCGCAGAGCGTCTGGCGATCCGGGATCCGCGTATTTGGGTCGCTTCGGAAAACAATCTTGAAAATATTTTGTACCAGATGGAAAATCACCGTCCATCTGCTATTGTTATCGATTCGGTTCAAACGGTTTACTCCGATGCTTATGAGAACGTTCCGGGAAGCGTGACACAAGTGCGCGAATGTGCCGGGCGACTGTTGCGAAAAGCCAAAGAACTCGGTATCATTGCGGTTTTCATCGGACACATTACCAAAGACGGTATGATCGCAGGACCGAAAGTGCTGGAGCATTTGGTCGATACGGTTCTGTATCTTGAAGGCGACAAACAAAACTTTTATCGACTTTTGCGGTCGATGAAAAATCGTTTCGGACCGACAAACGAAGTTGGGATTTTCGAAATGAAAGAAACCGGACTGATTCCTGTCGGGAATCCGTCAGATTTCTTTTTATCCGAAAGACGAGAGCATGTCGCCGGTTCCGCAATCGCCGTCAGCATGGAAGGTACGCGTCCTTTTTTGATCGAAGTGCAGGCGCTGGTGACGCAAACCACCTATGGAACGCCGCAGAGAACGGCGAATGGAATCGATTATCGTCGGCTGGCGATGCTGATCGCCGTCTTGGAAAAGCGTGCCGGTTTCCCGCTCCGCACGCAAGACGTGTTTGTCAATCTGGTCGGCGGCTTGAAAATTGACGAAACGGCAATCAACCTCGGTTTGGTTGCGGCGATGGCTTCAAGTTTTCGCGACATTCCGCTGGATCCTATGTCGGTGTTCATCGGAGAAGTCGGATTGGTTGGAGAAGTCCGGAGCGTGCCGTTTATTGAGCAACGCGTAAAAGAAGCAGTCAAGTTCGGTTATCAGAAGATTTACGTTCCCAAACATAATCTCCGCCTGCTAAAAAACGATAGCGATTCCAAAATTATCGGAGTTGATTCGATCAATCATCTGTTGGGAATAGCGCTGTAA
- a CDS encoding biopolymer transporter Tol gives MKKIIIISLFVSFFLTGIAYSQFGKNKVQYDNYHWSYIQSDNFDIYFYEGGEDLALFAEPVVEQALKDISSILNWRVRKRISLILYNSHSDFQQTNVILDYMYEGIGGVTELFKNRAVVPFDGSYADFWHTLRHELLHVVVNDMIYGGNVQSMISGRVRLQIPLWMHEGLAEYTSLGWDTHADLTLRDAALGNEIPNLDELDYYMTYKGGQSVYRYIASRYGNEKIGEIWAQMKGHGNAEKGMKAAIGMDMKELGEKWHRWVRAEYWPDVADRDEIKTMSKQLTDHRKIKNYFNTGPAISPSGDKVAIMSDRKGYADIFLISSLDGKPITKLVSGQKSPDLEELKWLNPRLSWSPDSKKIVLAVKSGKDDALIIVDVKTKKRERITFTNLDEIFDAAWSPDGESIALVGLKSDRSDLYLYNLKTKTTRRLTNDRESDFEPSWSPDSKKIVFASQRNGYGNDGKVSKENLASGIEFRQTDLYVYDMTDSSITRLTDSPWDENYPVWANTKNAIIYTSDMEGISNIYVYSLDTKESVAITSVLTGIFQPSLSKDDSRLAFAGFADGGWDIYMVSNPLSMMNEKKEIKPTVYAKEIMKSWNEPAKAVLKNDSSEVVKPTLTRTVSVAQNYSNYIFAPSIDAVGMIPDEPDTTPVKTDTLQNKTPDGKFVVNPYKTKFTLDMIDSQAGYNTFWGLQGTTIFAFSDILGNHQLLFGTEMYIDLENSDYYLAYQYLGKRTNYSVVGFHSANFWSLSYYYMLRLRNYGADFSVSRPFSRLSRSEFGLTSYNVEQSLINVLTGTTDTSITINTLLPRVGFVFDNTLWGYFYPMDGWRGRLDFMMSPKYNKNSMEFQSLTFDLRRYYKLDNEYSFGLRLSGGLSEGKNAQRFFLGGESNWINQKYRRYHDYENVEDLYFSQFVTPLRGARYYEREGTRYFLANLEFRYPFIKYMALGWPLPMRMGGIQGITFLDFGSAWDGTDFHPFGRDLANGLYMDDLVSGVGCGMRLFFGYFLLKIDVAWRYDFDQFSKPKYYLSLGLDF, from the coding sequence ATGAAGAAAATCATTATCATCAGTCTATTCGTTTCTTTTTTTCTAACCGGGATCGCTTATTCCCAATTTGGGAAAAACAAGGTGCAATATGACAACTATCACTGGTCGTACATTCAGTCTGATAACTTCGACATCTACTTTTACGAAGGCGGAGAAGATTTGGCTCTTTTTGCAGAACCAGTCGTTGAGCAAGCGCTTAAGGATATTTCCAGCATTCTGAACTGGCGCGTCAGAAAGCGAATTTCACTGATTCTGTACAATTCCCATTCCGATTTTCAACAGACAAATGTCATTCTGGATTACATGTACGAGGGAATCGGCGGCGTGACCGAACTTTTTAAAAACCGCGCTGTCGTTCCTTTCGATGGGTCTTACGCCGACTTCTGGCACACGTTACGTCATGAATTATTACACGTTGTCGTCAACGATATGATTTACGGCGGAAACGTCCAGAGTATGATTTCGGGAAGAGTTCGTTTGCAGATTCCGCTTTGGATGCATGAAGGGTTGGCGGAATACACCTCGCTCGGCTGGGATACCCATGCGGATTTGACGCTCCGCGATGCCGCTCTCGGAAATGAGATTCCGAATCTCGATGAACTAGATTACTATATGACTTACAAGGGTGGGCAATCGGTTTATCGCTATATCGCATCGCGTTACGGTAATGAGAAAATCGGCGAAATTTGGGCACAGATGAAAGGACATGGAAACGCCGAAAAAGGGATGAAAGCCGCCATCGGAATGGATATGAAAGAGTTGGGCGAGAAATGGCATCGCTGGGTAAGAGCTGAATACTGGCCGGATGTCGCCGATCGCGATGAAATCAAAACGATGTCGAAACAATTGACTGATCACAGAAAAATTAAGAATTACTTTAATACCGGTCCGGCAATCTCGCCAAGCGGCGACAAAGTTGCCATTATGTCCGATAGAAAAGGGTACGCCGATATTTTTCTCATTTCTAGTTTGGATGGAAAACCCATCACAAAATTAGTCAGCGGTCAAAAATCTCCCGATCTGGAAGAATTGAAATGGCTGAATCCGAGATTAAGTTGGTCTCCGGACAGCAAGAAGATCGTCCTTGCTGTTAAAAGCGGAAAGGACGATGCACTGATCATTGTTGACGTGAAAACCAAAAAACGAGAGCGAATAACTTTTACGAATTTGGATGAAATCTTCGATGCCGCATGGTCGCCCGATGGAGAAAGCATTGCTCTTGTAGGCTTAAAATCGGACAGGAGTGATCTTTATCTTTATAATCTGAAGACCAAAACAACACGGCGCCTGACCAACGATCGCGAATCGGATTTTGAACCGTCGTGGTCGCCTGATAGCAAGAAGATAGTTTTTGCCTCACAAAGAAATGGATACGGCAATGACGGCAAGGTTTCAAAAGAAAATCTTGCTTCAGGGATCGAATTCCGCCAGACTGATCTGTATGTTTATGATATGACGGACAGTTCCATTACGCGTCTGACCGATTCGCCATGGGATGAAAATTATCCGGTTTGGGCAAATACAAAAAACGCCATTATTTACACATCAGACATGGAAGGAATTTCCAACATTTACGTTTATTCGCTCGATACGAAGGAATCGGTAGCAATCACTAGCGTTTTAACGGGCATTTTTCAACCAAGTTTGAGTAAAGATGATTCTCGTCTTGCCTTCGCAGGATTTGCAGACGGCGGCTGGGATATTTATATGGTTTCAAATCCATTATCGATGATGAATGAGAAAAAAGAAATCAAGCCGACGGTTTACGCCAAAGAAATTATGAAAAGCTGGAACGAACCGGCGAAAGCTGTTCTGAAAAACGATTCATCCGAAGTTGTCAAACCTACCTTAACTCGTACCGTTAGCGTGGCGCAGAATTATTCCAATTACATTTTTGCACCCAGCATCGACGCGGTCGGTATGATTCCGGATGAACCGGATACGACGCCGGTGAAAACCGATACGCTTCAGAATAAAACACCCGACGGCAAATTTGTCGTCAATCCATATAAAACAAAATTCACGCTGGATATGATCGACAGCCAAGCGGGATACAATACGTTTTGGGGCTTGCAGGGAACGACAATTTTTGCGTTCAGCGATATTCTTGGAAATCACCAACTGTTATTCGGAACCGAAATGTACATCGATCTTGAAAACAGTGATTATTACCTGGCTTACCAGTATCTTGGCAAACGCACGAATTATTCCGTCGTCGGTTTTCATTCTGCAAACTTTTGGTCGCTAAGTTATTACTATATGTTGCGGCTCAGAAACTATGGTGCCGACTTTTCGGTTTCGAGGCCTTTCTCCCGTCTTAGCAGGAGCGAATTTGGGTTGACTTCGTATAATGTCGAACAAAGCCTAATAAACGTTTTGACCGGGACGACCGATACCAGCATCACGATCAACACTCTTTTACCGCGTGTTGGTTTCGTTTTCGATAACACACTCTGGGGATACTTCTATCCGATGGACGGTTGGCGCGGCCGGTTAGATTTCATGATGAGTCCAAAGTACAACAAGAATAGTATGGAATTTCAGTCGTTGACTTTTGATCTGCGTCGATATTACAAATTAGACAACGAATACTCGTTCGGGCTGAGATTGTCCGGCGGTTTAAGTGAAGGGAAGAATGCACAACGTTTCTTCCTGGGCGGAGAATCGAACTGGATTAATCAGAAATACAGACGTTATCACGATTATGAAAATGTTGAAGACCTTTATTTTTCGCAGTTCGTTACGCCGCTAAGAGGGGCGCGCTATTACGAACGGGAAGGCACGCGGTATTTTCTGGCGAACCTCGAATTCCGATATCCGTTCATCAAATACATGGCGCTTGGTTGGCCACTTCCGATGAGGATGGGTGGCATTCAGGGAATTACTTTCCTCGATTTCGGATCGGCGTGGGACGGCACAGATTTTCATCCGTTTGGCCGAGACTTGGCAAATGGTCTCTACATGGACGATTTGGTTTCCGGCGTTGGTTGCGGAATGCGCCTGTTTTTCGGTTATTTTCTCCTGAAGATCGATGTTGCATGGCGATACGATTTCGACCAATTCTCAAAACCTAAATACTATTTATCGCTGGGATTGGATTTCTAA
- a CDS encoding thymidylate synthase (FAD): protein MAHITTPEAENILDKEFPVLDHGFVRLVDYLGGDQRIAQSARVSYGSGTKTVREDKALIDYLLSHQHTSPFEQVIMTFHCKMPIFVARQWIRHRSARVNEISGRYSVMKNEFYMPKEDSIRFQSKDNRQGRSAEAVPAELRKKTLGILLKNQEELYADYQELLDMNIARELARINLPLSLYTEWYWQIDLHNLFHFLQLRMDDHAQYEIREYANMIAQITKIVVPIAYEAFEKHVLNVVQFSGKELEALSDQIQGKPHSLTGINKIDYERKIKRISEIVRRTQ, encoded by the coding sequence ATGGCACATATCACTACACCCGAAGCCGAGAATATTTTAGATAAAGAATTCCCCGTTCTGGATCACGGGTTTGTTCGATTGGTCGATTATCTGGGCGGCGACCAACGAATTGCGCAGAGCGCTCGAGTTTCGTATGGTTCAGGAACCAAAACGGTTCGCGAAGATAAAGCCTTGATCGATTATTTACTGAGTCATCAACATACTTCACCCTTTGAACAAGTCATCATGACCTTTCACTGCAAAATGCCGATTTTCGTGGCTCGGCAATGGATTCGCCACCGTTCTGCCCGTGTCAATGAAATCTCCGGCAGATACAGTGTAATGAAAAATGAGTTTTATATGCCAAAAGAAGACTCGATTCGCTTTCAGAGCAAAGACAATCGACAGGGGCGAAGTGCGGAAGCGGTTCCCGCAGAGTTGCGCAAGAAAACGCTCGGCATTCTGCTGAAAAATCAGGAAGAACTCTATGCTGATTATCAGGAATTACTGGACATGAATATTGCCAGAGAATTGGCGCGCATCAACCTTCCTCTCTCGCTTTACACGGAATGGTATTGGCAAATTGACCTGCACAACCTCTTTCATTTTCTCCAACTCCGGATGGATGATCACGCACAATATGAAATTCGGGAATATGCCAATATGATCGCCCAAATTACGAAAATTGTCGTTCCGATCGCCTATGAAGCATTTGAAAAACATGTCCTTAATGTCGTCCAATTCTCCGGAAAGGAATTAGAAGCTTTGTCCGACCAAATTCAGGGAAAGCCACATTCGCTAACTGGAATTAATAAAATCGACTATGAGAGAAAAATCAAACGAATCTCGGAAATCGTCCGGCGAACCCAATAA